In the genome of Salinispirillum sp. LH 10-3-1, one region contains:
- a CDS encoding acyl-CoA dehydrogenase C-terminal domain-containing protein produces MPTYKAPVRDIEFLLYDVYDAESHYQKIGAEDASRDMLSAIIAEGAKFCEQVIAPLNQSGDQEGCTWSEDGVTTPTGFKEAYQQYVDNGWGALASPVEHGGQGLPESVGHIISEMAGTANWSWSMYPGLSHGARATIDLHGTDEQKEVYLTKLVSGEWTGTMCLTEPHCGSDLGILKTKAEENADGSYAITGTKIFISAGEHDMADNIVHIVLARLPGAPEGTKGISLFIVPKVLPDGTRNDVKCGSIEHKMGIHGNATCVMNFDGAKGFLIGPPNKGLNCMFTFMNFARIGTAIQGVASAELSFQGALTYAKDRLAMRSLSGVKNPDGPADPIIVHPDVRRMLLTQKSFAEGGRAMIMHLSQLVDIVHSDVDAEEKKMADDLLSFLTPIAKAFLTEAGLEAANLGVQVYGGHGYIQEWGMEQIVRDARISTIYEGTTGIQSLDLLGRKVLMTQGGMLKNFTKIIHKFCKEHDGAKGIKPMVKTLATLNKDWGDVTMKLGMKAMMNKEEVGGAAYDYLMYSGYITLGYYWARMAMEAQNKIAAGDKDGFYKAKLDTARFYFDRILPRAEGHKLAMLNGLDTLMAMSEEEFQYL; encoded by the coding sequence ATGCCAACTTATAAAGCCCCTGTACGTGATATCGAATTTTTGCTTTACGACGTATATGACGCCGAAAGTCATTACCAAAAAATCGGTGCTGAAGACGCCAGTCGTGACATGCTGAGTGCCATCATTGCCGAAGGTGCGAAATTCTGCGAGCAAGTCATTGCCCCGCTGAACCAGAGTGGCGACCAAGAAGGTTGTACTTGGAGTGAAGACGGTGTTACCACGCCAACGGGCTTTAAAGAAGCCTACCAGCAGTACGTCGATAATGGCTGGGGCGCGTTGGCGAGCCCTGTTGAGCACGGTGGTCAAGGTCTGCCTGAGTCCGTAGGGCACATTATTTCAGAAATGGCCGGTACTGCTAACTGGTCATGGTCTATGTACCCTGGTCTGAGCCACGGCGCGCGTGCAACCATCGATTTGCACGGCACCGACGAGCAAAAAGAAGTGTATCTGACCAAGCTGGTGTCCGGTGAATGGACCGGTACCATGTGCTTGACCGAGCCGCATTGTGGTTCTGACTTGGGTATTCTGAAAACCAAGGCCGAAGAGAACGCCGACGGCAGCTATGCCATCACCGGCACCAAAATCTTTATCTCGGCTGGCGAGCACGACATGGCCGATAACATCGTCCATATCGTATTGGCGCGTTTGCCGGGTGCTCCAGAAGGTACGAAGGGTATTTCCTTGTTCATCGTGCCTAAGGTCCTGCCTGATGGTACGCGCAATGACGTTAAATGCGGTTCTATCGAACACAAAATGGGTATTCACGGCAACGCGACCTGTGTGATGAACTTTGACGGCGCGAAAGGTTTCTTGATTGGGCCGCCAAACAAAGGCCTGAACTGCATGTTCACCTTTATGAACTTCGCACGTATCGGCACCGCGATTCAGGGTGTTGCCTCGGCTGAATTGTCGTTCCAAGGCGCTCTGACGTACGCGAAAGACCGTCTGGCGATGCGTTCTTTGAGCGGCGTGAAAAACCCTGACGGCCCTGCGGACCCGATCATCGTGCACCCCGACGTACGTCGTATGCTGCTGACGCAGAAATCATTCGCTGAAGGCGGACGTGCGATGATCATGCACCTGTCGCAGTTGGTGGATATCGTGCATTCGGATGTTGACGCCGAAGAGAAGAAAATGGCCGACGATTTGCTGTCGTTCCTGACGCCCATCGCTAAAGCCTTCCTGACCGAAGCCGGTCTGGAAGCGGCTAACTTGGGCGTGCAGGTATATGGTGGTCACGGCTACATTCAAGAGTGGGGCATGGAGCAGATCGTACGGGATGCGCGCATCTCGACCATCTATGAAGGCACCACGGGCATTCAGTCCCTCGACCTGTTGGGTCGTAAGGTGCTAATGACCCAGGGCGGCATGCTGAAGAACTTCACGAAAATCATCCATAAGTTCTGCAAAGAGCACGATGGCGCCAAAGGCATTAAGCCGATGGTGAAAACGTTGGCTACTCTTAACAAAGATTGGGGCGACGTGACCATGAAGTTGGGCATGAAGGCGATGATGAACAAAGAAGAAGTCGGCGGCGCTGCCTACGATTACTTGATGTACTCTGGTTACATCACGCTGGGTTACTACTGGGCACGCATGGCGATGGAAGCGCAAAACAAGATCGCAGCGGGCGACAAAGACGGCTTCTACAAAGCCAAGCTGGACACCGCACGTTTCTACTTCGACCGCATTCTGCCTCGCGCCGAAGGCCACAAACTGGCCATGCTGAACGGCTTGGATACGCTGATGGCGATGTCAGAAGAAGAGTTCCAGTACCTCTGA
- a CDS encoding acyl-CoA dehydrogenase family protein codes for MTDYRAPLEDMRFLLHSVFNLPEQWAAMPALNEMSGDLADAILEEGAKLCEQVLAPLNRSGDEEGCTWSAEGVTTPSGFKEAYQTLAESGWVGLGGVTEYGGQGAPKGLTVLFEEMQYSANSSLTLYNVLTAGACLSLASHGSDELKETYLPPMYEGRWSGSMCLTEPHAGTDLGMIRTKAEPQADGSYAVSGTKIFITGGEHDLTENIIHLVLAKLPDAPDGPKGISLFVVPKVLVNADGSLGERNGVTCGSIEHKMGIKGSATCVINFDGATGYLVGEANKGLNYMFTMMNYERLSIGLQGTGQAEWSYQQALAYAKDRVQSKAADANLRTEGRADPIIVHPDVRRMLMIQKAYIEAGRALGVYLGAQLDTARYHPDDTVRAKADGRVALLTPLGKAFFTDRGLECTVLAQQVFGGHGYVREWGMEQAVRDVRIAQIYEGTNGIQAMDLIGRKVLMNKGEWLADFFADIRTELADVDTAWQGQRTQVFDVMAKLEAQVRTWVNAGEPNLAGTQAYNVLELLGLITYGYLWLRMVNAEGADALKAPTAQFYFAWLWPQVDTLLQRLQAESSVLMDVAL; via the coding sequence ATGACCGACTACCGCGCCCCGCTAGAAGATATGCGCTTCTTGTTGCATAGCGTATTTAACTTGCCTGAACAGTGGGCTGCCATGCCTGCGCTGAACGAAATGAGCGGCGACTTGGCCGACGCCATTCTGGAAGAAGGTGCCAAACTGTGTGAGCAAGTGCTTGCACCCCTGAATCGCAGTGGCGATGAAGAAGGCTGCACCTGGAGCGCCGAAGGTGTTACCACGCCCAGCGGCTTCAAAGAAGCGTATCAAACGCTGGCGGAATCGGGCTGGGTTGGGCTGGGCGGCGTTACCGAATACGGCGGCCAAGGCGCGCCTAAAGGCCTCACCGTCTTGTTTGAAGAAATGCAGTACTCTGCTAACTCTTCGCTCACCCTCTACAACGTACTGACCGCTGGCGCGTGCTTGAGCTTGGCAAGCCACGGCTCAGACGAACTGAAAGAAACCTATCTGCCACCCATGTACGAAGGCCGCTGGTCGGGCTCCATGTGCCTCACCGAACCGCACGCCGGTACCGACTTGGGCATGATCCGTACTAAAGCCGAACCGCAAGCAGACGGCAGTTACGCGGTTTCAGGCACCAAGATTTTCATCACCGGTGGTGAGCATGACCTCACCGAAAACATCATCCACCTCGTACTGGCTAAATTGCCCGACGCCCCGGATGGTCCCAAAGGCATCAGCCTGTTTGTCGTACCTAAAGTGCTGGTCAATGCCGACGGTTCTTTGGGTGAGCGCAATGGCGTTACCTGCGGTTCTATCGAGCACAAAATGGGCATCAAAGGCAGCGCAACCTGCGTGATAAACTTTGACGGCGCGACCGGCTACTTGGTCGGCGAAGCCAACAAAGGCCTGAACTACATGTTCACCATGATGAACTACGAGCGTTTGTCGATTGGCTTGCAGGGCACCGGGCAGGCCGAGTGGTCGTATCAGCAAGCACTTGCTTACGCCAAAGACCGCGTGCAGTCTAAAGCTGCGGATGCGAACTTGCGTACCGAAGGCCGCGCCGACCCGATCATCGTACACCCCGATGTGCGCCGTATGCTGATGATCCAGAAAGCCTACATCGAAGCGGGTCGCGCATTGGGCGTTTATCTGGGCGCACAGCTCGACACCGCTCGTTATCACCCCGACGACACCGTGCGCGCCAAGGCCGATGGCCGGGTCGCCTTGTTAACGCCACTGGGTAAAGCCTTTTTCACCGACCGTGGTTTAGAGTGCACAGTACTTGCCCAGCAAGTGTTCGGTGGACACGGCTATGTGCGTGAATGGGGCATGGAGCAAGCGGTACGCGACGTGCGTATCGCACAGATCTATGAAGGCACCAACGGCATTCAGGCCATGGACCTCATTGGTCGTAAAGTGCTGATGAACAAAGGCGAATGGCTGGCTGACTTCTTTGCCGACATTCGTACCGAACTGGCAGACGTCGACACTGCTTGGCAAGGGCAACGTACGCAAGTGTTTGATGTGATGGCCAAGCTGGAAGCGCAGGTACGGACCTGGGTTAACGCGGGCGAGCCGAATCTGGCAGGCACGCAAGCCTACAACGTACTCGAACTGCTCGGCTTAATCACCTACGGCTACCTGTGGTTGCGTATGGTTAATGCAGAAGGCGCAGATGCCTTGAAAGCACCGACTGCACAGTTCTACTTCGCGTGGTTGTGGCCACAAGTGGATACCCTGTTGCAGCGCTTACAGGCAGAATCGTCAGTACTGATGGACGTCGCCCTGTAA
- a CDS encoding YqhA family protein: MIEKIFRSSRFLVLVAVVASAVSCVLLYGVSINVLWNIALNVVRDLPASGDEGKSLAVSLLKLLDLLLIAITFQIITVSLYRLFIRPISVDESKFLEALDIKSFHDLKVTLSQVAVVILIVLFLEQAVETGASIETLYFGAAIGIVIVASVFAWKNMKH, encoded by the coding sequence ATGATCGAGAAAATTTTCAGAAGCAGTCGGTTTCTTGTGCTGGTAGCAGTGGTCGCAAGCGCCGTGTCGTGCGTGCTTTTGTATGGCGTGTCGATCAACGTTCTGTGGAACATTGCCCTAAATGTTGTGCGTGACCTGCCTGCGTCAGGGGACGAGGGCAAGAGTCTTGCGGTCAGCCTTTTAAAGCTACTGGATCTTTTGCTGATCGCGATCACGTTTCAAATTATCACGGTGAGTCTGTATCGCTTGTTTATCCGTCCCATATCGGTCGATGAAAGCAAGTTTCTTGAAGCCCTTGATATCAAGAGCTTTCATGACCTGAAGGTCACGTTATCTCAAGTCGCTGTGGTAATCCTGATTGTTCTGTTTCTTGAACAAGCTGTGGAGACGGGCGCCAGTATCGAAACTTTGTACTTTGGCGCCGCCATTGGCATAGTGATTGTTGCTTCGGTATTCGCTTGGAAGAATATGAAGCACTGA
- a CDS encoding PDR/VanB family oxidoreductase, translating to MSKTSLSMIVQVRQKTQAAADIACFELVDPHGRELPAFTAGAHIDVQADDEHLRQYSLSNASSERQRYQIAVLREPQSRGGSVAMHDKVKEGDYLQISAPRNHFAVDHDAKRSVLFAGGIGITPILAMAEEIHAHGGDFELHYSASTPENAAFVDYLKAAPFADKVTFHFTKTADGKRIDLAAMAAKPEVAVHIYVCGPEAFNDAVINTYEAAGWPKRQLHTEYFVGVDADTSGDGSFEVELARSGVKFTIPADKTVADVLIDNDIDLLTSCEQGICGTCVTKVLEGTPEHRDRYLTDDERAANDQFTPCCSRSKSKVLVIDL from the coding sequence ATGAGTAAAACCAGCCTCAGCATGATTGTGCAGGTTAGACAGAAAACCCAAGCCGCAGCGGATATCGCTTGTTTTGAGCTGGTTGACCCGCACGGGCGTGAACTGCCAGCGTTTACCGCTGGCGCGCACATCGATGTGCAAGCCGACGACGAGCACTTACGGCAGTATTCGTTGAGTAACGCATCCAGCGAACGTCAACGCTATCAAATCGCCGTGCTACGTGAACCCCAGTCGCGCGGTGGTTCAGTGGCCATGCACGACAAGGTAAAAGAAGGGGATTATCTGCAGATCAGCGCGCCCCGTAACCATTTTGCCGTGGACCACGACGCCAAGCGCAGCGTGCTTTTTGCGGGCGGTATTGGCATTACCCCAATCCTCGCCATGGCCGAAGAGATACATGCACATGGCGGTGACTTTGAACTGCATTATTCGGCCAGCACACCCGAAAACGCCGCCTTTGTGGACTATCTCAAAGCCGCGCCCTTTGCTGACAAAGTGACCTTCCACTTCACCAAAACGGCAGACGGCAAACGCATCGACCTCGCCGCCATGGCCGCCAAACCGGAAGTCGCCGTGCATATTTATGTGTGTGGCCCGGAAGCCTTCAACGATGCGGTGATCAACACCTATGAAGCCGCAGGCTGGCCGAAACGCCAACTGCACACCGAATACTTTGTGGGTGTGGATGCCGACACCAGTGGCGACGGCAGCTTTGAAGTGGAATTAGCGCGCAGCGGCGTTAAGTTCACCATACCCGCCGACAAAACCGTCGCGGACGTGTTGATCGACAACGACATTGACCTGCTGACCTCTTGCGAACAAGGCATCTGCGGAACCTGCGTCACCAAAGTATTGGAGGGCACGCCGGAACACCGCGACCGCTACCTGACCGACGACGAACGCGCCGCGAACGACCAGTTTACACCGTGCTGTTCGCGTTCTAAGTCCAAGGTATTGGTGATCGATTTGTGA
- a CDS encoding aromatic ring-hydroxylating dioxygenase subunit alpha, which translates to MTTAHSWPKNTWYVACTPDEIDDKPLGRQICGERIVFYRTQGNKAVGIADFCPHRGAPLSLGFVNDEGDLVCGYHGMVMNCDGNCKSMPGQRVNAFPGVRSYPVEERYGFIWVWTGEAEQADPSLIPDFSWFDDPEWAYGGGLYHINCNYKLMIDNLMDLTHETYVHSTSIGQPEIEDEPPESFRDGDTIVTKRTMEKIPAPPFWQNALRFNDLDPNVPVDRWQISRFTPPSHIMIEVGVAHAGHGGYDAPADKKASSIVVDFITPETETSIWYFWGMARNFKPNDTELTDKIREGQGQIFSEDLEMLEAQQRNLLENADRQLLKLNIDGGGVLARRMLDKIIAAEG; encoded by the coding sequence ATGACGACTGCCCATTCTTGGCCTAAAAACACCTGGTACGTTGCCTGCACACCCGATGAGATCGACGACAAACCCCTCGGTCGACAAATCTGTGGTGAACGTATTGTATTTTATCGCACGCAAGGCAATAAGGCCGTCGGCATTGCCGACTTCTGTCCACACCGCGGCGCGCCCCTATCGCTCGGCTTTGTGAACGATGAAGGCGACCTCGTGTGTGGTTACCACGGCATGGTGATGAACTGCGATGGTAACTGTAAGTCCATGCCTGGCCAGCGCGTGAACGCCTTTCCCGGCGTGCGCAGCTACCCGGTCGAAGAGCGTTACGGCTTTATATGGGTATGGACGGGCGAAGCCGAACAGGCCGATCCCAGCCTCATTCCCGACTTCAGTTGGTTTGACGACCCGGAGTGGGCTTACGGCGGCGGCCTTTACCACATCAACTGCAACTACAAGTTGATGATCGACAACCTGATGGATTTGACACACGAAACCTACGTGCACTCCACCAGCATCGGACAGCCAGAGATTGAAGACGAACCACCCGAGTCGTTCCGCGACGGCGACACCATAGTCACCAAGCGCACCATGGAAAAGATTCCCGCGCCGCCGTTTTGGCAGAACGCCTTGCGCTTTAACGACCTGGATCCAAACGTACCGGTAGACCGCTGGCAGATCAGTCGATTTACGCCGCCCAGCCACATCATGATCGAAGTGGGTGTGGCGCATGCTGGTCATGGTGGTTATGACGCACCGGCCGACAAGAAAGCGTCCAGCATCGTGGTCGACTTCATCACCCCCGAAACCGAAACCTCCATTTGGTATTTCTGGGGCATGGCGCGTAACTTTAAGCCCAACGACACCGAACTGACCGACAAAATCCGTGAAGGCCAAGGCCAGATTTTCTCAGAAGACTTGGAAATGCTGGAAGCGCAGCAGCGCAACTTACTGGAGAATGCCGACCGTCAGTTGCTTAAACTGAACATTGATGGTGGTGGCGTGTTGGCGCGCCGGATGCTCGATAAAATCATCGCCGCTGAAGGCTGA
- a CDS encoding GntR family transcriptional regulator yields the protein MSTVSRVAVSSLRKLISDGHLKPGEKLGEVQVAEMLGVSRTPIRLAFRTLEQEGLLEKAGKQGFVVREFSKEDVICGLEIRGVLEGLAARRMAEAGLSAAARATLQQCINDGDALFAKPDPTEDDLLSWSEINARFHEVIVQGAGSRAIADAIARNNHLPFASSDSIILDTQHLAQEFKKLHLAHLQHQMVFQALVLGEGARVEMLMREHAYIGLRYGGLFGLPDALD from the coding sequence ATGAGCACCGTCAGTCGAGTCGCCGTGTCCAGCCTGCGCAAGCTCATCAGCGATGGCCACTTAAAGCCTGGTGAGAAGCTGGGTGAAGTACAGGTCGCTGAAATGCTGGGGGTATCCCGCACACCGATTCGCTTGGCGTTCCGGACGCTGGAGCAAGAAGGTCTACTGGAAAAAGCCGGTAAGCAGGGGTTTGTGGTACGCGAATTCTCGAAGGAAGACGTGATCTGCGGTTTGGAGATTCGTGGCGTCTTAGAGGGTTTGGCCGCGCGCCGCATGGCCGAGGCCGGGCTCAGTGCTGCCGCCCGTGCTACCTTGCAGCAGTGTATCAATGATGGTGATGCGCTCTTTGCTAAGCCAGACCCTACGGAAGATGATCTCTTGAGCTGGAGTGAAATCAATGCGCGCTTTCATGAGGTTATTGTGCAAGGAGCCGGCAGTCGGGCCATTGCCGATGCCATCGCGCGCAACAATCATCTGCCGTTTGCCTCTTCCGATTCCATCATTTTAGATACGCAGCATCTGGCGCAAGAGTTCAAAAAACTGCACCTGGCTCATTTGCAGCATCAAATGGTGTTTCAGGCTTTGGTGCTGGGCGAAGGCGCGCGTGTGGAAATGTTGATGCGTGAACATGCTTATATTGGTTTGCGTTATGGCGGGCTGTTCGGCTTACCCGACGCGCTGGATTAA